The genomic region tgttcctctattacacgtcaagctttataaattgtcacctttgttgcattatctcccaaatgatctagtgtccatcgaatgtacactagatttttttctattcgaaatagattgaaaaaaaaaatattgagatggccggtaaatgaagtcggattgcccattgccagatcaaatttagcgtcgtaaccactacaactacataaaccatttggggaataatcgttaattggagtatacttttgtatcttaataacttctaaacggcttaaccgattttgatcagtaaacatgagtttgaaacgtattaaccagtagtatctgatggatctaaggtcaagtatgataactgaagctattacaggaattattgagctttcgaagccgtttttcccacaggaaatagattttatcatatttatgaagagattatatagattttatcataaaaattcgaattttcccggatatgaggtatacatcgttagattcgtcttgagtccttctacaaacgctaagttattggcgtaattcgtacgttgaaatgttgagtaattgtcgaaaaaccaaaattttcaaagtttagtttttcagtttttcggctatactgagccgtgtatatgtctgatcctgacggcttagacaccatttgaaagcttaagtcaacactattgatttgatgtatttgcggttctcctgcctcttcgtgatccgaatatacccccaaaaaatatgccgttttgtacctaccaagtcttatagctggcttatgggtggtcaaaagtaacaaaatacaccggttctaaatcggccctgaccccctctttaaacacagagaaaaatatcaaatcggtttaactttcaaacacacatccatacatatccacaaacattttccctttttttacataaaaattgagtcacatttctaagctctataacttttgaatggtataaccgattttcaaaattagacatgcgttggaaaggtaatgatcagttctattagaagccgcaaaggttggacaaatttttaaactttttgggagttttggtgaCGAGAATGAAAAAgaggccctaaataggaagggccgtaaaatctacacccttggaccaaagtcgatggttgacatataaatgggtgagtcttttctgaactttaagatgggagttggcccaattttcaattcagtcagatttagaaaatcgaaaattttgtgtatatatagtgtcgcgtgtaggatggtgtgggtgtgcgccactggagagaactgccgttctctggtaatgttcaaaattagacatgcgttggaaaggtaatgatcagtactgttagaagccgcaaaagtcggacttaaattttcgaagtttttgggagttttggggaccagaacgaaaaacagaccctaaataggaagggccgtaaaatcgacacccttagaccaaaatggatggttgacgtatgaatgggtgagtctttttctgaacttgaagatgggagttggcaaaattttcaattcagtcagatttaaaaaattaaaaatttcgtatatataatagtgtcgcgtgtaggggggtgtatttctgcgccactggcgagaactgccgttatctggtaatctttccgatataaaacgaacagcttcgataactaataaatcgaaaactattaattttatcaaaaaaatgtataatgaacattttttgcttataattaatatttttaccagcatttgcggtcaaaatataaaaaaaatttccaccctcgagatgaggtggcaaccacccgatggtaaaagcgtctttcggcatcatatagattttgatccttggactatccactacttattgtcaaatttttaagcaaatctatccattctgtaaaaattgcgaagtgaaaaatttcagttcctggactaattatacttttggagctctataacttctgaacggcttacctgatgttgatcactaaacatgaatttgaaacgtattgacaagtagtatctgatgcatccaagatccagtatgataactgaacgtattggaggaattattgagcttgaaaaacccataagaaatagatttgatcatacttatgaagcctataacttaaaaattcgaattttcccagatataaggtatacaccgttagacgcgttctgagtccttctacaaacgctcagttattggcgaaattcgtaggttgaaattttgagtaattgtcgaaaaaccaaaattttcaaagtttaatttttcagttttttggctatggtgagcagtgcgtatgtctcagcttgatcgcttaggcgccatttgaaatcttaactcaaccctattgatttggtgtatttgcggttttcctgtatttccttgaacctaagatatatacgcccaaaaaatatgctattttgtatttacctagtcctctagctaacttacgggtagtcagaagtcaaaaattagaccggttctgaatcggccctcacaccctcttgaaacacagaaaaaaaaattcagatcggtttaacttttccacacacatacatacaaacatacatatccacaaacattttccattttttaaataaaaattgagtcacatttctgagctcgataacttttgaatggtataaccgattttcaaaattaaacatgcgttggaaaggtaatgatctatgctatcagaagccgcaaaggtcgggcttaaatttttgaagtttttgggagttttgggtacgagaacgaaaaacaggctttaaatgggaagggccgtaaaatccacacccttggaccaaaatggagaagtaacatatggatggacgagtcttttcctaaactttaagatgagatttggcccaattttcaattcagtcaggtttagaaaatcgaaaatttcgtgtatataatgtatatacagagtgggccaaataaaaggagccaccccgatatttgccagtatttattagattttaagaaaataaaaaaacaggtcaatttttgatctaagggggacacatttttacggtacaaacatctgtcatttgtcaactccctcccttccacttcccccacctcttatttttaaatagggaataggggtcgtgtgctagctcatttgaagggttattcagttctctattcagtaatattaacattgacataaaaatttatacagggtgtccaagaaaaattattttaaattaaattaattgacacaaaaagaagaatgtatgtaatttatttaactcagaatacattctactgctgataaaaaacagaaaacaatgtttatttaataaataaacactgtttgttgcttaaattcaatattcaacctaccaagaggcagatgggtggaagcttgaacattaaaattaagcaaaaagcagtgtctatttatcaaaaacatttttttctattttatgtcagcagtagaatgtgttctgagtaaaataaattacatacattcttctttttgtgtcaattaatttaattcaaaataatttgtcttggacaccctgtataagtttttaagtcgatgttgatattactgaaaagagaattaaataacctttcaaatgagctagcacacgacccctattccctatttaaaaataaggggtgggggaagtggaagggagggagttgacaaatgacagatgtttgtatcgtaaaaatgtgtcccacttagatcaaaaattgacctgtttttttattttcttaaaatctaataaatactgccaaatatcggggtggctcctttatttggcccactctgtatagtgtcgcttgtaggggtgttgtgcgccactgctgagaactgccgttctctgtggatagattctagaagtttggttggcttagaatgattaatttttaaaaaactggagttaaaagcgaataacgaatgtttgtagtttggtaaaaagtgcaattttcttcagaatagaaagattagcatcagggatacaaaaaaatgtttcaatataaaattgtaagttatttaattcccaagaagctggtttaaaaaaaaatttctacggcaaaaattgagtcaATCGTAAATGAGTATGTATATCGAAAAAcgttgattttttctatacaaaactaacactttcgatagggAATAAaccgaaaactattaattttatcaaaaaaatgtatagaacattttttgcttagaatgaatgtttttatcaacttttgtggtcaatatataataaaaaatttccacccccgagacggggtggcaaccacccccatggtaaaagcgcctttcggcatcatatagattttgatccttggactatccgctacttattctaaaattttcaagcaaattgatccattctgtaaaaattgcgaggtgaaaagcttcggttcctggcctaattATATACTTagttatattaataatatacagttatattattattacttattaaGTTAAATCTCTCCGTTAGTACTCCTTTCTAGGAGTAAGTCTTCTTCTAGGGGAGTATTCGTTGATATTACTTACGAAGAATAAAGAGTTAAGTTTACTGACTTTctagaaaacaaaattatttgttaaatatTATTAACATCAAATCGACAGTCTAAAGGTAAAAGGTTGTAACCCACAAATCAGCTTTTTTATGAAGTCGAAAAAAGCCCcatttaagtaattttataaggatttaatgtaattatttttttcattaatttatagatGAATTATGGATCtacaaattaatgaaaaaaattgagttaattcctcaaaaaattacttaaatggaACGTATTTTCTTCTATTGACGTGTGGGTTACAACCTTTTACCTTTCAACTGTCCAACTGTtaagtaatagtatattattcaacgagcatgtaatgatggctattactcacgatgatgaagtgtcgtaattcatcagagtgagtaatagccattacatgcgagtagaatactatactttttctacgaccttttttttattttaattagtaaaaaatataattatgaacttctcgagatttaaattataatactttacaaaaatacctaaatgccgTTTACCCCTAGTACATGGCTGAATAATtagttgcctactattaccaaattcttatttattgtaaaaatacaataAGAAATACCCAAtccaagttctattcgtttccgaaaaattataagcgtAAAtttgtcagtgaatctaataaataggaaatggctattgtTGGTGAACGCATTTCATATagttatatttacatttaactatatattatataataatataactatatacAGGTCCCGCGAGCTTTAAATCGATCATAgcaaatacagtcggaaaaatgaaagaatacccatgaacgatcacatcaatcacgtattttgtatttgctgtcttttctataaataacaaaagtttgttatagaaaaagatagcaaatacaaaataagtgattgatgtgattgttcatgggtattctttcatttttcgaCTGTAGGTACATGTATTTCGGCGCAATGCAGCTCTAGGCGGTTGGCCAACAAAAggttttcaaatatttatattataaaaatccaATATTTCAGTCGACTGCTGGATTCTGAACTGCTACGCAAATGCAAGAGCCCGCATCACATTTACCATTTCAGTCTGTTTTAAATCAGCCGAACGAGTCTAGAGGTGGGCTAAATTGcgataaaatgatattttattcaTTGTGATTTTTCTTTGTAATTGTGATTTAACAGAGCAACTAAATATTCGTATGTTAAACTCCGAATAAAAAATGTTACCACTATGGACCATCGTAAAATTCTACAcatgttattattttgtttaggTCACTATTATAAATTTGGGTTTGCTATTAGAACGCATACCATGCCACCAGTGccaaacaaaaatagaaaaatttagtagtttatggaaGGTGTTTTTAAAAGTGGATAATTATGCATCATGCAATACTTGTAAGATAAAGCTGTCTTATAAAACTTGGAGAAcgtagaaaacaaaattttaataaattattgtttccTATAATGCACAAAATGTTAAAGGTGGTATACAAAATGATATGAAAATGAAACATTTTGGATGTTTTACACacaaaataaactttattgtgaACTATGGCTTCCTTAAAGGATGAGGAAATCAGCCACAATTtcacttaaaaaatgattttattgacgtttcgacttccttCTCGGACGTAGTTATCAAAAATGATATGAggaaatcattaaaaattttaccaaaataaaaaataacaagcCACTTTAAAAAGAGTTTTGCAAGCAACTGCTAAACTTTTAGCTTTTCAAGAAATCCAGGAAATGGGAATCCTCTTAAATTACTGTAAGATGTTTGCACACATTGTAATTCGACATTTTATATGTTGGAAAAATTTATTCAGCTAGAAGAAACTGTAAAGGCTATTATAAGCATAACAAATCGTTACCTTAGAATTACACTGTTGTATGTGTATACAAACTTGTGTAGAACATACAACAGTGTAACTCTCTAAGGTGACGAAATATGTACATAAACAATAGTTTAGCAATGTATGAGTGAAATTTTATTAAACAGATATGCCAAATGGTAACACCCTGTCGATTTTAACTTTTCTTGGCACAATAAGGTTTCGACTAATTCCTTTTAAGGATCCAATAAATGTAGAAATAGCAAAGAAAAAAAGAATCGTTCTTATTGCAGAACAACTTGGAATGGAACAAAAAGATAAAGGATCTACGACTCAAATTTTATTAGAACATGAGAAAACATCTGGGACGATATATGGGATCGCAGGATCAACTACGAAGCACTACGACAAGCAGGGCAATAATAGAAATACAAAAATTTAGGGAATGCGATCGGTTGCCGCGAAATTAAAAAAGTAGTTTAAGAACGCCTTAGTGACATTGGAAAATCAGTGCCATGCGAACGGTTATTTTCCAAGGCTGGTCTAATTATTTCTGATTTAAGAACTCGAGTTAATTATAAAAAGGTTAAAAGGTTGGTATTcagaaattttaatttataaGTAACAAATAGTAACTATGTAATAAGTATTTGTAGCAAATACTGGTATTTAAAGTTTACTCTGTATTTAGTTTTTAAGAGGGTAAGCACAAAATTTCTGGccaatactttttaaatgcatttatttctttcgaatcctaagaaaactatcagtatttttgaaaaatttaaacgcagaattaggccgtccgcacatgggtcgatcgaagacacgtctctaagttcgcgcgtcttgctcgtcttgtacgaaccctgcgacACAAGCGATTGCCCTCCGAACACTAGGCGATTCTGCTTTTATAAattaacgcattttttatatagtaACGAAAACAACTATTTCGATCTGTGAAAAGtacaatattattacatttttatacagTTGCATATGTACAGTTGAGAGTATTTTTCTACTTCCtcaacgaattttataataaccccctagaaacagaagttcaatgttttcagaattttacattacaaacaatatatttccacaaagctaaTAATAGTACTAAAATAAACGAACATAACATTCACCGATATTTAAAAagactaaaatttaatttagggcaaaaatcaacaaaaacgaAGCAAACAAATAAAGTATTGACTgtaaacgtgcgtctcactcgaactttctcatGTGCTTCAGATCGCACGgaacgagagtcgtacaagacgaggagatttgcaatcctaaacgctccgtgtacggagctcaatgccacaacgaaggaacttaaGTGACGGGGAGAGATCTACGCGATTGGAATCGAGTCGATTACTTCGAGCGTCGCTCCATGTACGGACGGCctaaaagattacgttattaccgagtgctgaaagtccctgaaaacttctataatgtgtattttaataagttacaggggtgaaaaagaagagagaATTGAGTGTGATttgtaatttaaaatatctcattcaaaggacactttttgtttattctaagggactttcggccctcgataataatgtaatctttcatccgcgtttaaattttacaaaaatacttattagttttctcgagattcgaaaaaattaatgcattgaGAAAGCATTGGCCTGAAATTTGGCGACTATGCTCTTGTTagattttttattaacaattaagacaatgaaaaaatcatccaattatttattaatgcaaaattattttcattacaataactattttttgaataaaattgtttttatgcATTCTAGCAAACCTAATTTTATAATCATGACCTAGACAAAATAATATCACATGTTGAATTTTATGATGGTCCATAATGACAACATTTTTTGCGAGCCGCCACTCTAACAGATAATTATGATTTTAGGTTTATCTTGTAGAGATATGAAAACTGATGCCAGCAGCTTATTAACAAATCATGATAAAAGTGACAGTAATTTGAAACAATATAACTTCCACTACGAATGTGAAGACTGGAGGACAACGTTTTATATGTATCATTTGCAAGAAATCATTGTCAAACAAGTATTGTTTGGATATCCATATGAGGATACACACTGAGGGAGAACCTTTTGTATGAAATTTGTAATAAACCGTTTTCAGCGAAAGCATCCCTAAAACTGCATGTAAGAGTGCGTACTGGTAAAAGACCATTTAAATGTGAAATCTGCACCCAACAATTTTCAATTAAGAGTACACTAGAAAGATATATCATGTTACCGCATACcgatgaaaaaccatttgaatgcgaaatttgcaccaaacaattTTCAATAAAGAATTACTTAAAAACACATGACAGTGCATCTGATGAGAAACCATTTGAATGTAATATTTGTACCAAGCAGTTGACAACAAAGCGAAATTTACAAtcacatatgagagtgcatactaaTGAAAAACAATTGGAATGTGAAATTTGTACCAAACAGTTTACAACAAAGCAACATTTACAATCatatatgagagtgcatactggtgaaaaatcattgtaatgtgaaatttgtaccaaacagttttcaacaaaACCCAATTTACAATCACATATATGACAGTACATACTagtgaaaaaccatttaaatgtgaaatttgtaggaAACAGTTGTCAtctaaactatttttaaaatcgcATATGACAGTGCATACTAGtaaaaaaccatttgaatgtgaaatctGCACCAATTAAAAGTAAACTCAAAACACATAATATGATAGTGCATTCTgctgaaaaaccatttgaatgcgagatgagctggcacacgacccctatacttatttacaaaaattatgaattacatcatcacgcccagatggatagtACGCCTAGTACGATATAtgtatatatgtcaaaaatcataatttaaaaataaaaatcaacctgtttcggatTTATTcatataatatttaattatttataaacatTTGCACTATACTGTATATTTTCTGCAATCATACATTATTAATTTtcatataattacatttttgtgatTGAACACGTAATTATGATTTTAGGTTTCTCTTGTATGGATACTGATGCCAGAAGCCTATTAACAAATCATGATAGAAGTGACAGTCATTTGAACCAATATATAACTTCCGCTACCAATGTGAAGACTGGAGGACAACGTTTTATATGTACCATTTGCAAGAAATCATTGTCAAACAAATATTGTTTAGATATTCATATGAGGatacacactggggaaaaaccttttgcatgtgaaatttgcaccaaaccgTTTTCAACGAAAGCATTCCTAAAAcagcatatgagagtgcatactggtgaaagaccatttgaatgtgaaatttgcaccagaAAATTTACAACAAAGCAACATTTACAATCACATATGACaatgcatactggtgaaaaaccatttgaatgtgaaatttgtaccaaacagttttcaacaaaACACAATTTACAATCACATACGACAGTACATACtagtgaaaaaccatttgaatgtgaaatctGCACCAAACAATTTTCAACAAACGGACTTTTAAAATCGCATAtaagagtgcatactggtgaaaaacaatttgaatgtgaaatttgtaacAAACAGTTTACAACAAAGCAACATTTACAATCACATATGacagtgcatactggtgaaaaaccatttgaatgtgaaatttgtaccAAACAATTTTCAACAAACGGACTTTTAAAatcgcatatgagagtgcatactggtgaaaaacaatttgaatgtgaaatttgtaacAAACACTTTACTACAAAGCAACATTCACAATCACATATGacagtgcatactggtgaaaaaccatttgaatgtgaaatttgtaccAAACAATTTTCAACAAAACACAATTTAGAATCACATATGACAGTACATACtagtgaaaaaccatttgaatgtgaaatctGCACCAAACAATTTTCAACAAACAGAGTTTTAAAatcgcatatgagagtgcatactggtgaaaaacagtatgaatgtgaaatttgtagcaAACAGTTTACAACAAAGCAACATTTACAATCACATATAacagtgcatactggtgaaaaaccatttgaatgtgaaatttgtaccAAACGATTTTCAACAAACAGTCTTTTAAAatcgcatatgagagtgcatactggtgaaaaaaaatttgaatgtgaaatttgtaacAAACAGTTTACAACAAAGCAACATTTACAATCACATATGacagtgcatactggtgaaaaaccatttgaatgtaaaatttgtaccaaacagttttcaacaaaACACAGTTTACAATCACATATGACAGTACATACtagtgaaaaaccatttgaatgtgaaatctGCACCAAacaattttcattaaatagactTTTAAAATCACATATGAGAGTACATACTggggaaaaacaatttgaatgtgaaatttgtaacAAACAGTTTACAACAAAGCAACAGTTACAATCACATATGACAGTGCATACtaatgaaaaaccatttgaatgtgaaatttgtaccaaacagttttcaacaaaGAGACTTTTAAAatcgcatatgagagtgcatactggtgaaaaacaatttgaatgtgaaatttgtaacAAACAGTTTACAACAAAGCAACATTTACAATCACATATGacagtgcatactggtgaaaaaccatttgaatgtgaaatttgcaccaaacggTTTTCAACAAAAGCATTCCTAAAAcagcatatgagagtgcatactggtgaaagaccatttgaatgtgaaatttgcaccagaAAATTTACAACAAAGCAACGTTTACAATCACATATGacagtgcatactggtgaaaaaccatttaaatgtgaaatttgcaccaaaccgTTTTCAACGAAAGCATTCCTGAAACAACATATGACAGTCCATACTAATGAGAAATCATTTGAATGTAATATTTGTACCATGATACTGTAAATAACGAGATAGTATCTTCCCGTagctcaaatacgtccgagttcgcgcatgatgacgtaactggagaccggaagttgaatttgaattcttgttaaagttaaatgcgatttgtatgcattctgtgatgaaattattcaattagcaacaTAACATTAAtttcaatgtattcgaaaaaaatgtagTGTCGAGATTCATGTTAAAATAActgtcaaaaataaaatataaaatacacttagcttacaaccgcgaacaattcaaactaCTCGGACgttacgaatgattacgaaccattacgaacttgccggtctccagttacgtcacgacttcagGATGTGCAAtgtattatcttgttatttatagtatcatgatttGTACCAAACAGCTGACAACATATGGGTGGTTCGCCAAAATAAGCGGCATATTGTGTAACTCGCTTTTTTCTTAAGTCCTTTACATACTGTGTTTTAAATTGTGTTGCCAAAGTTAAGTTATACAATAGATGAATGTACGCCACTtaacattaatttaaaaaaaaaagtatttttacaaacattttatgcaattttatagTCAAAATATCAACTCCGAGGCTGTAACTCACCTTGTTTTTTGATCTGTTTTATAGTATTACACGCTGAAAAGTTACAAAAGTGCagattattttatcaatatttaattaaaaacccaatgtaatttaaaagtgtcaaattaataactttcatttttaaaattaaaccataaaaatctactACTAAAAACTGTAACCAACTTTGTGCATCAACACCGAGGCCTC from Diabrotica virgifera virgifera chromosome 3, PGI_DIABVI_V3a harbors:
- the LOC114332573 gene encoding zinc finger protein 345-like isoform X1 produces the protein MFKQTEIKQEVSETIICKREIGNEVDDVLQDNFKTEIKEEPIHDSTNDTFDYLDVKKYPIKAEIEQDDGFSCMDTDARSLLTNHDRSDSHLNQYITSATNVKTGGQRFICTICKKSLSNKYCLDIHMRIHTGEKPFACEICTKPFSTKAFLKQHMRVHTGERPFECEICTRKFTTKQHLQSHMTMHTGEKPFECEICTKQFSTKHNLQSHTTVHTSEKPFECEICTKQFSTNGLLKSHIRVHTGEKQFECEICNKQFTTKQHLQSHMTVHTGEKPFECEICTKQFSTNGLLKSHMRVHTGEKQFECEICNKHFTTKQHSQSHMTVHTGEKPFECEICTKQFSTKHNLESHMTVHTSEKPFECEICTKQFSTNRVLKSHMRVHTGEKQYECEICSKQFTTKQHLQSHITVHTGEKPFECEICTKRFSTNSLLKSHMRVHTGEKKFECEICNKQFTTKQHLQSHMTVHTGEKPFECKICTKQFSTKHSLQSHMTVHTSEKPFECEICTKQFSLNRLLKSHMRVHTGEKQFECEICNKQFTTKQQLQSHMTVHTNEKPFECEICTKQFSTKRLLKSHMRVHTGEKQFECEICNKQFTTKQHLQSHMTVHTGEKPFECEICTKRFSTKAFLKQHMRVHTGERPFECEICTRKFTTKQRLQSHMTVHTGEKPFKCEICTKPFSTKAFLKQHMTVHTNEKSFECNICTMIL